The proteins below come from a single Terriglobales bacterium genomic window:
- a CDS encoding class I SAM-dependent methyltransferase, with the protein MREIARQQEDERQDWNRRYQEESHGAFEPDPFLLSAYDEYIQPTFAKGGSALDLAGGTGRHAIWLAELRWKVTVVDISEVAFEKAQRKAEERGVKINFLVRDLRSFDPGEEKYDLVLVFFYLQRDLYPALVKALKPGGLLIYKTYTEEHKTKHAKTVRHPEYYLQENELLHTFLRLRILHYAETVEEKGVAELVAQKR; encoded by the coding sequence ATGCGGGAAATTGCCAGGCAACAGGAAGACGAGCGGCAGGATTGGAACCGCCGCTACCAGGAAGAGTCGCACGGCGCCTTCGAGCCCGACCCCTTCCTGCTCAGCGCCTACGACGAATATATCCAGCCCACTTTCGCCAAGGGAGGCAGCGCGCTGGATCTCGCCGGCGGCACCGGCCGTCACGCCATCTGGCTGGCCGAACTGCGCTGGAAAGTCACCGTCGTGGACATCTCCGAAGTCGCCTTTGAGAAGGCGCAGCGCAAGGCGGAAGAGCGCGGCGTCAAAATCAACTTCCTGGTCCGCGACCTCCGTTCCTTCGATCCCGGGGAAGAGAAGTATGACCTGGTACTCGTCTTCTTCTACCTGCAGCGCGATCTTTATCCCGCGCTGGTCAAGGCGCTCAAGCCGGGAGGCCTGCTGATCTACAAGACTTACACGGAAGAGCACAAAACGAAACACGCCAAGACCGTTCGCCATCCCGAGTACTACTTGCAGGAAAACGAGCTGCTGCACACCTTCTTGCGCCTGCGAATTCTCCACTACGCCGAAACGGTCGAAGAAAAAGGCGTGGCGGAGTTAGTGGCGCAAAAGAGGTAG
- a CDS encoding PaaI family thioesterase: protein MPKRPVHGHVHHKHPALKQHPALRKNYCFGCGKDNAEGMRLKFVHDENSQRFVAHFRLGRRFTGPPRHAHGGIIAAILDEAMSKPSRLRNVLAPTIELNVRYLKPVPLGARLTASGWEVRVRGRQHLRAAEIRNERDELLATARGKFKAVDAERMMSKFLSRGRGK, encoded by the coding sequence ATGCCAAAACGCCCCGTCCACGGTCACGTGCACCACAAGCATCCGGCGCTGAAACAGCATCCCGCGCTGCGCAAAAACTACTGCTTCGGATGCGGCAAGGACAATGCAGAGGGCATGCGCCTGAAGTTCGTGCATGACGAGAACAGCCAACGTTTCGTCGCGCATTTTCGCCTCGGACGCCGCTTTACGGGACCGCCGCGGCACGCCCACGGCGGCATTATTGCGGCCATCCTCGATGAGGCCATGTCCAAGCCTTCACGGCTGCGCAACGTGCTGGCGCCAACGATAGAGTTAAACGTGCGCTACCTGAAGCCGGTTCCGCTGGGAGCCCGGTTGACCGCCTCCGGATGGGAGGTGCGCGTGCGCGGACGCCAGCACTTGCGCGCCGCCGAGATTCGCAACGAACGCGATGAACTGCTGGCGACTGCGCGCGGTAAGTTCAAGGCCGTGGATGCGGAGCGGATGATGAGCAAGTTCCTCAGCCGCGGGAGAGGAAAATAG
- the pdxS gene encoding pyridoxal 5'-phosphate synthase lyase subunit PdxS, whose product MSDNNGSSGLRLKTGLAEMLKGGVIMDVMSAAQAEVAEKAGAVAVMALERVPAMIRATGGVARMANPKLIREIMDTVSIPVMAKCRIGHFAEAQVLQELGVDYIDESEVLTPADEANHVDKHAFKVPFVCGARNLGEALRRIAEGAAMIRTKGEAGTGDVVHAVKHMRQIVSELRQLTVMGDDELYTAAKNHQAPYELVRMVARAGKLPVPNFSAGGIATPADASLMMQLGAESVFVGSGIFMKDGTTPLEVGYENGRFKDPQEREDAELRAKSIVVATTHYNDAKIVLEASTQAKTAMKGLAVAAIEASQLLQTRGW is encoded by the coding sequence ATGTCGGACAACAATGGCAGCAGCGGCCTGCGGCTCAAGACCGGGCTGGCTGAAATGCTCAAGGGCGGCGTGATCATGGATGTCATGAGCGCGGCGCAGGCGGAAGTTGCGGAAAAGGCCGGCGCCGTTGCGGTCATGGCGCTGGAGCGCGTGCCGGCCATGATCCGGGCCACTGGCGGGGTCGCGCGCATGGCCAATCCCAAACTGATTCGCGAGATCATGGACACGGTGTCCATCCCGGTCATGGCCAAGTGCCGCATCGGCCATTTCGCCGAAGCCCAGGTATTGCAGGAGCTCGGCGTCGACTACATTGATGAGTCCGAGGTTCTCACTCCCGCCGACGAAGCCAACCACGTCGACAAGCACGCCTTCAAGGTCCCCTTTGTTTGCGGCGCGCGTAATCTCGGTGAAGCCTTGCGCCGCATCGCCGAGGGCGCGGCCATGATCCGCACCAAGGGCGAGGCCGGCACCGGTGATGTGGTGCACGCGGTCAAGCACATGCGCCAGATTGTCAGCGAACTGCGCCAGCTCACCGTGATGGGTGACGACGAACTTTACACCGCCGCCAAGAACCACCAGGCGCCCTATGAACTGGTGCGCATGGTTGCCAGGGCAGGGAAGCTGCCGGTGCCGAATTTTTCTGCCGGTGGCATCGCCACACCGGCCGACGCGTCGCTGATGATGCAGCTCGGCGCCGAATCCGTGTTCGTTGGTTCCGGCATTTTCATGAAGGATGGCACTACGCCGCTTGAGGTCGGATACGAGAACGGGCGCTTCAAGGATCCGCAAGAGCGCGAGGATGCTGAGCTTCGCGCCAAGTCGATTGTCGTCGCCACCACTCACTACAACGATGCCAAGATCGTACTGGAGGCCAGCACCCAGGCGAAGACAGCCATGAAGGGCCTGGCCGTGGCTGCCATCGAAGCATCGCAACTGCTGCAGACGCGCGGCTGGTAA